The Corynebacterium simulans genome contains a region encoding:
- a CDS encoding MptD family putative ECF transporter S component, with the protein MPSTPHTTPKDAKAGRLNITDLMNIGIFFVINLVAGVVIAFIGITPITYVMITSVQALILGIPMMLFLAKVHKPGMVFIFLLLSGLASLLLGLGIWPLLLSLVMAVFAELILRAGKYTSAIHSVIAYAFIAVSPTASYIPLFFTTRRYIESSGMQTKYGASFADGLTSIGQMTWLFLIIVIVTFVCGILGGILGRRIFTKHFQRAGIA; encoded by the coding sequence ATGCCCAGTACTCCCCACACCACCCCGAAAGATGCAAAAGCAGGACGGCTGAACATCACCGACCTGATGAACATCGGCATCTTCTTCGTCATCAACTTGGTAGCCGGCGTGGTCATCGCCTTCATCGGCATCACCCCCATCACCTACGTGATGATCACCAGCGTTCAGGCCCTCATCCTGGGCATCCCGATGATGCTGTTCTTGGCCAAGGTGCACAAGCCCGGCATGGTCTTCATATTCCTTCTTCTCAGCGGCCTCGCCAGCCTGCTGCTTGGTTTAGGCATATGGCCACTGCTGCTCAGCTTGGTCATGGCCGTGTTTGCCGAGTTAATTTTGCGCGCCGGCAAGTATACGAGCGCAATACACAGTGTGATCGCCTATGCCTTTATAGCAGTGTCACCCACCGCATCATATATTCCGCTTTTCTTCACCACTCGGCGCTACATAGAGAGCAGCGGCATGCAGACCAAATATGGTGCTAGTTTCGCGGATGGCCTCACCTCTATTGGCCAGATGACTTGGCTATTCCTCATCATTGTGATAGTAACCTTCGTCTGCGGGATCCTCGGCGGGATCCTCGGCCGGCGCATCTTCACCAAGCACTTCCAGCGAGCAGGAATCGCCTGA
- a CDS encoding ABC transporter ATP-binding protein produces the protein MIRTLYSLGSPADRRRLVLVLTLIGISAVALAIGLILIALFLDTLFSEDPAQAAAWLPWIIISVLVYAAADWPTEVIAQDLGHDYVLRIHRLIADRTAQLPLGYFEEDRAGQIGVVATSGALFAANAPAMMLRPMLHGAASAGLACVFLIAVDWRLGLVTVAVAAVVWFAYNRLMRQYRVAERQKGERNEHGAAEVLEFAQVQPVLRTAGPDSLGERAVRASIREQLSAQQHTQKTGEMIMGRLALIIMVGTVVIDALATVLLLNHWLEAGTYIGVIVLVFILARVAMSGIPYGEGLESARNTLDEIQKILDARVLPEPAVPAAPRDYGIEFDGVGFGYEPNTPVVRDVSFRVAPGTTTALVGPSGCGKSTLLKLAARFYDVDQGTIRIGGVDIRDLGSRAVLDSLAMVFQYVYLFEDTLYENIRLGCHNATREEVLRAAELAGVTEIARQLPQGFDTLISEGGQNLSGGERQRVSIARALLKDARIVLLDEATSSLDVQNEHLVMRGMKTLSAERTIVVIAHRLHTIRDADQIVMMSPSGTVESIGNHEELMESSPRYRSFWGEKSDATSWKL, from the coding sequence ATGATCCGCACGCTCTATTCACTGGGCAGTCCGGCTGATCGTCGCCGTCTGGTGCTGGTCCTTACGCTAATTGGGATTTCCGCGGTGGCGTTGGCCATTGGCCTTATCCTCATTGCACTGTTTTTGGACACGCTGTTTAGCGAAGATCCCGCGCAGGCCGCAGCATGGTTGCCCTGGATCATTATCTCCGTCCTCGTCTACGCCGCCGCAGACTGGCCCACTGAGGTTATTGCCCAGGACCTGGGGCATGATTACGTGCTGCGCATCCACCGGCTTATCGCCGATCGCACGGCACAGCTACCCCTGGGCTATTTTGAAGAAGATCGCGCCGGCCAGATCGGTGTTGTAGCCACCAGCGGTGCGCTGTTTGCCGCTAACGCGCCGGCAATGATGCTGCGGCCCATGCTGCACGGTGCTGCCTCGGCCGGTTTGGCTTGCGTGTTTCTCATCGCCGTGGACTGGCGGCTGGGGCTGGTTACCGTTGCAGTGGCTGCCGTGGTGTGGTTCGCCTATAACCGCCTAATGCGGCAGTACCGCGTGGCAGAGCGCCAGAAGGGCGAGCGCAACGAGCACGGCGCCGCGGAGGTGCTGGAGTTCGCCCAGGTGCAGCCGGTGCTGCGCACGGCTGGGCCGGATTCGCTGGGGGAGCGCGCCGTGCGCGCCTCGATTCGAGAGCAGCTTAGCGCCCAGCAGCACACCCAGAAGACAGGTGAGATGATCATGGGTCGTCTGGCTTTAATCATCATGGTCGGTACCGTGGTCATTGATGCCCTGGCCACCGTGCTACTTCTCAACCACTGGCTAGAAGCAGGCACCTACATTGGCGTCATTGTGTTGGTGTTCATCCTGGCTCGCGTTGCTATGTCGGGCATACCCTACGGCGAGGGCTTGGAATCCGCGCGCAATACCTTAGATGAGATCCAAAAGATCCTCGATGCGCGGGTGTTGCCGGAGCCTGCGGTTCCGGCGGCGCCACGCGACTATGGCATCGAGTTCGATGGGGTGGGCTTTGGCTACGAACCCAACACCCCAGTGGTCCGCGACGTGAGTTTCCGCGTGGCGCCCGGAACTACTACTGCGTTGGTGGGTCCCAGCGGCTGTGGCAAGAGCACCTTGCTAAAACTTGCGGCACGCTTCTATGACGTTGACCAGGGGACCATCCGTATCGGTGGTGTGGATATTCGCGATCTTGGCTCCCGGGCGGTGTTGGATTCGCTGGCTATGGTGTTCCAATACGTGTACCTCTTCGAGGACACACTGTATGAAAACATCCGCCTGGGCTGCCACAATGCAACGCGGGAGGAGGTGCTCCGCGCAGCGGAGTTGGCCGGTGTCACCGAGATTGCCCGGCAGCTGCCGCAGGGGTTTGACACCCTGATTAGCGAGGGCGGGCAGAATCTCTCCGGTGGTGAGCGTCAGCGTGTCTCCATCGCTCGTGCGCTACTGAAGGACGCGCGGATCGTGCTGCTTGATGAGGCGACTAGCTCTCTAGACGTGCAGAATGAGCACCTTGTGATGCGCGGTATGAAAACGCTTTCTGCCGAGCGCACCATCGTCGTCATTGCGCACCGGCTGCACACCATCCGCGACGCGGACCAGATTGTGATGATGAGTCCCTCCGGCACCGTGGAGTCTATCGGCAACCACGAGGAACTCATGGAGAGTTCCCCACGCTACCGCAGCTTCTGGGGTGAAAAGAGCGACGCCACCAGCTGGAAGCTGTAG
- a CDS encoding ABC transporter ATP-binding protein: protein MSLSYGQNTAEPVLHHVNLTVAKGELVLVCGESGCGKSSLLRLINGVAHTFCDAQISGEVLLDDEDITHAHPHDIAERVGSVFQNPKSQFFTLEVASELAFGCENLGVAPNEIRQRIGELSADFGMVHLLDRHLFTLSGGQKQKIACASVAAMHPQVLLLDEPSSNLDLAAVDELRRIVAQWKTQGRTVLIAEHRLSYLVDIVDRVLVMQDGQIAHDLSGSEFRTLDKAELYRMGLRSAQQVPEVTREPRPSSGTMVLKKLQFTYPKATEPSLSISHTELPQGQVIGVVGRNGAGKSTFVRVLTGLESKATGVVDINNRSLSGPRQRLRQSYLVMQDVNHQLFGESVESDVIIGTSGPDGKNEARLTEVLGALDLADKRARHPMSLSGGERQRVAIASAVLSEREVIVFDEPTSGLDLCRMHRVAHLLDALARQGKTVLVVTHDMELVARCCDLLLRVEKGRLTACEPCDDLALARTVRYLRGRDS from the coding sequence GTGTCACTATCCTATGGTCAAAACACAGCGGAGCCGGTGCTGCACCACGTAAATCTCACCGTGGCGAAGGGCGAACTAGTTCTAGTGTGTGGCGAATCAGGCTGCGGTAAGTCCAGCCTGCTACGCCTGATAAACGGCGTGGCGCACACGTTCTGCGACGCCCAGATTTCGGGGGAGGTGCTGCTGGACGACGAAGACATCACTCATGCCCACCCACACGACATCGCCGAACGCGTAGGCTCAGTGTTCCAAAACCCCAAGTCGCAATTTTTCACGCTGGAAGTAGCCAGCGAACTCGCCTTTGGCTGCGAAAACCTCGGCGTGGCGCCCAACGAGATTCGACAGCGTATTGGGGAACTTTCCGCAGATTTCGGCATGGTTCATCTCCTCGACCGGCACCTGTTCACACTTTCCGGCGGCCAGAAACAAAAAATAGCATGCGCTTCAGTGGCCGCGATGCACCCACAGGTACTACTACTAGACGAACCATCATCAAATCTCGACCTCGCCGCCGTCGATGAGCTGCGCCGCATCGTCGCGCAGTGGAAGACACAGGGCCGCACCGTCCTGATCGCTGAGCATCGGCTTTCCTACCTAGTTGACATCGTGGACCGAGTGCTGGTTATGCAGGACGGGCAGATCGCTCATGATCTCAGCGGCTCGGAGTTTCGCACCCTAGACAAGGCCGAACTGTACCGCATGGGCTTGCGCTCAGCGCAGCAGGTCCCCGAGGTGACCCGCGAGCCACGCCCTTCAAGTGGCACGATGGTGCTCAAAAAGCTACAGTTCACCTACCCCAAGGCTACAGAGCCATCCCTGAGCATCAGCCACACGGAGTTGCCGCAAGGGCAAGTCATCGGCGTGGTAGGACGCAACGGGGCCGGAAAATCTACCTTTGTGCGCGTTCTGACTGGCCTGGAATCTAAGGCCACCGGCGTGGTGGACATCAATAACCGCTCGCTCTCGGGTCCCCGGCAGCGCCTGCGCCAGTCCTATTTAGTAATGCAGGACGTAAACCACCAGCTTTTCGGGGAGAGCGTGGAGTCCGACGTAATCATCGGCACCAGTGGACCGGATGGGAAAAACGAAGCGCGCCTTACCGAGGTGCTTGGTGCACTTGATCTCGCGGACAAGCGGGCCCGGCACCCGATGTCGCTTTCGGGCGGCGAACGCCAGCGCGTGGCCATCGCCTCAGCAGTCCTAAGTGAGCGCGAGGTAATCGTCTTCGATGAACCCACCAGCGGGCTGGACCTGTGCCGCATGCACCGGGTGGCCCACCTGCTAGACGCCCTAGCCCGGCAGGGCAAGACCGTTTTGGTAGTAACCCATGACATGGAGCTGGTGGCGCGGTGCTGCGATCTTCTCCTGCGCGTGGAAAAAGGCCGCCTTACCGCCTGCGAACCGTGCGATGATCTCGCACTGGCGCGCACGGTGCGGTATCTACGCGGCCGCGACAGCTAG
- a CDS encoding sugar O-acetyltransferase, with product MDSREQIEDRILCGQPFRPIEDPDLYYEMMEAAEKCHDLNQLRPLQTAEKQAVMADLLGELGERLMVFLPFHVQYGSKIKVGDGVTFNRGTTVLDMAPVTFGNEVMVGPWCSFFAGNHALDPVERQYMVCTGGAITIQDHVWLGGNCTVTAGVTIGHGAVIGAGSVVTRDIPPMVLAAGNPCRVIRDIGPEDKLMGESWVPEWPSWITD from the coding sequence ATGGATTCTCGAGAGCAAATCGAAGATAGGATTCTCTGCGGTCAGCCCTTCCGCCCTATTGAGGACCCGGATCTCTATTACGAGATGATGGAGGCGGCGGAGAAGTGTCACGATCTCAACCAGCTTCGTCCACTTCAAACAGCGGAGAAGCAGGCAGTGATGGCAGACCTGCTTGGTGAACTGGGGGAGCGCTTAATGGTTTTCCTGCCATTTCATGTCCAATATGGCTCGAAAATCAAGGTCGGAGATGGCGTGACCTTCAATCGAGGAACGACGGTACTTGATATGGCCCCGGTGACATTTGGCAATGAGGTCATGGTTGGTCCATGGTGTTCCTTCTTTGCTGGCAATCACGCCTTAGACCCCGTAGAGCGGCAATACATGGTGTGTACCGGGGGTGCGATCACCATACAAGACCATGTGTGGCTTGGTGGCAATTGCACGGTAACTGCGGGTGTCACGATTGGGCATGGTGCAGTAATTGGTGCTGGCAGTGTTGTGACAAGAGATATTCCGCCCATGGTACTCGCAGCCGGTAATCCGTGCCGAGTCATTCGTGATATTGGCCCGGAAGATAAGCTCATGGGGGAGTCTTGGGTTCCTGAGTGGCCTAGTTGGATTACGGATTGA
- a CDS encoding energy-coupling factor transporter transmembrane component T: protein MSPTLPGSGTHTAGLHLDPRTTVLVILVVSSVLISPAGSSGALGSTARWMLIAVPGALFLASGMVAAALRYALTFAVLAGFPAVVVQALPERHIIVDVCATWFAGLSLILPGITCCWYLLRTVSASEFMAAMQRMRSPDALTIPTSIMFRFFPTILEEYRDIRTAMQMRGISGLRNPIAMLEYRFVPLLASVVSIGNELAMSAVTRGLGSPRRRTTLCEIGFRVGDAIVISVLVVSLILLLVNIVMLP from the coding sequence ATGTCGCCCACTTTGCCCGGATCAGGCACGCACACAGCGGGACTCCATCTGGACCCACGCACCACGGTGCTGGTCATCCTCGTGGTGTCCTCGGTGCTCATCTCACCGGCCGGGTCCAGTGGGGCGCTGGGCAGCACCGCCCGGTGGATGCTCATTGCCGTTCCCGGGGCACTTTTCCTCGCCTCCGGCATGGTGGCCGCTGCACTGCGATACGCACTCACCTTCGCGGTGCTCGCTGGCTTTCCTGCGGTGGTGGTACAGGCCCTGCCCGAGCGCCACATCATCGTGGACGTGTGCGCTACGTGGTTCGCAGGGCTTTCGCTCATCCTCCCTGGCATCACGTGCTGCTGGTACCTACTACGCACCGTCTCGGCCAGCGAATTCATGGCCGCGATGCAGCGCATGCGGAGCCCCGACGCCCTGACCATCCCCACGTCCATCATGTTCCGGTTCTTCCCGACGATTCTCGAGGAATACCGCGATATCCGCACCGCCATGCAGATGCGTGGCATCTCGGGCCTGCGCAACCCGATCGCTATGCTCGAATACCGCTTTGTGCCACTGTTGGCGTCCGTTGTGAGCATCGGCAACGAGCTGGCTATGTCTGCAGTGACCCGCGGATTGGGCTCGCCTCGCCGACGAACCACGCTGTGCGAGATAGGCTTCCGCGTAGGCGACGCAATAGTCATAAGCGTGCTCGTCGTGTCCCTGATCCTACTACTGGTAAATATAGTGATGCTGCCGTGA
- a CDS encoding glycosyltransferase encodes MMDTVLGIREMISDAHVFDVLEHAMDGVDVVMYTQFSEVARLLGAARGVPSVRVQVFPTEPCLRYSLVDPRKLDGSVGALVTHWMSNTLMAWAMRPVIAAWRRRLGLRQRALSSPPTTIYQFSPALSPPAPEWKNHIHVTGEWLDPHHSELALDPAVEEFVAAGSAPVLASFGSMVSDRVYDLQRWTRDACIEHGLRAIIVDPDHEPGVREGILTVARVPFATVLPWCRAGICHGSLGTTGAILRAGKPCLAVAFGGDQHFHANAVCRNGAGPNYIDAQRGELSAQSLAAGIADLVSGAYDSAARRMPELLATDPGTVAAVEIVLNQSDLAKGEK; translated from the coding sequence ATGATGGACACTGTCTTAGGTATCCGTGAGATGATATCTGACGCCCACGTTTTCGATGTGTTAGAGCATGCCATGGATGGCGTTGACGTGGTCATGTACACCCAATTCAGTGAAGTTGCTCGGTTGTTAGGGGCTGCACGCGGAGTCCCCAGCGTTCGGGTGCAGGTTTTCCCTACCGAACCCTGCCTCCGTTACAGCCTCGTGGATCCGCGAAAACTGGACGGCTCTGTCGGAGCTCTGGTCACCCACTGGATGTCCAATACTCTGATGGCTTGGGCGATGCGCCCAGTGATAGCGGCATGGCGCCGTAGGTTGGGGCTGCGTCAGCGAGCGCTCTCCTCTCCACCAACCACGATCTACCAATTCAGTCCCGCGTTGAGTCCGCCGGCGCCGGAATGGAAAAACCACATTCACGTCACTGGCGAGTGGCTTGACCCGCACCACAGTGAACTCGCCCTAGACCCAGCAGTCGAGGAGTTTGTGGCTGCCGGCTCGGCCCCGGTTCTGGCAAGCTTTGGGAGTATGGTCTCAGATCGCGTTTATGACCTTCAACGATGGACTCGAGACGCGTGCATCGAGCATGGTCTGCGGGCGATAATCGTCGATCCCGATCATGAGCCTGGTGTGAGAGAAGGAATCCTCACCGTCGCCCGGGTCCCGTTCGCGACTGTGCTTCCGTGGTGCCGTGCAGGCATCTGCCACGGCTCACTGGGCACCACCGGGGCGATCCTGCGCGCCGGCAAGCCGTGCCTTGCGGTTGCATTCGGTGGTGACCAACACTTCCATGCCAACGCAGTTTGTCGAAACGGTGCCGGGCCGAACTATATTGACGCCCAGCGAGGCGAACTGAGTGCCCAGTCCCTGGCCGCCGGAATTGCCGATTTGGTAAGTGGAGCATACGACTCCGCAGCCCGCAGGATGCCCGAGTTGCTTGCCACAGACCCGGGTACCGTCGCAGCAGTAGAAATCGTGCTTAATCAGTCCGACCTAGCGAAAGGCGAAAAATGA
- a CDS encoding thioesterase II family protein, whose translation MTEISCEGVFPFVAGHRTGTLLFCFHHAGGSASVYRGWVGVNPSIDVVPVELPGKATRRREKWVSDFDKLADMCATEIVDLAAGAPIALYGHSMGAALAYQVAACLQQMHRPTIPEAVVVAARQAPGETVPGEYHSSMGFGALRREFEKVGGTPPEILANDDVMKLLLADIRRDYVLHEGFHHATTVLRSPVLALAGDSDPAVSPEMLSRWENFTSGSFELKVLPGGHFFPLDTGTEFLDLLAGFLAGITGNTAWLARNNA comes from the coding sequence ATGACAGAAATCAGCTGCGAGGGAGTCTTTCCGTTTGTGGCCGGACATCGCACTGGAACCCTCTTGTTTTGCTTCCATCACGCAGGAGGCAGCGCTTCCGTCTATCGTGGATGGGTGGGGGTCAACCCAAGCATTGACGTGGTGCCGGTGGAGCTTCCCGGAAAGGCAACCCGTCGCCGAGAGAAATGGGTAAGCGACTTTGACAAGCTCGCCGATATGTGCGCAACCGAGATAGTAGATCTGGCGGCGGGCGCGCCGATTGCGTTGTACGGCCACTCCATGGGGGCAGCGCTGGCCTACCAGGTTGCTGCCTGCCTGCAGCAGATGCATCGGCCCACTATACCGGAAGCCGTGGTGGTGGCCGCACGGCAGGCGCCCGGAGAAACCGTGCCTGGGGAATACCACTCGTCAATGGGGTTCGGTGCGCTGCGCAGGGAGTTTGAGAAGGTAGGTGGCACACCACCTGAGATCCTTGCCAATGATGATGTGATGAAGCTGCTGCTCGCTGACATTCGTCGCGATTATGTGTTACACGAGGGCTTTCACCATGCAACCACGGTGCTTCGCTCTCCTGTGCTGGCATTGGCGGGGGATAGCGACCCAGCTGTCAGCCCAGAGATGCTTTCCCGGTGGGAAAATTTTACCAGCGGTAGTTTTGAACTGAAGGTCCTGCCGGGTGGGCATTTCTTCCCGCTCGATACTGGAACCGAGTTCCTCGACCTGCTTGCCGGTTTTCTAGCGGGAATTACTGGGAACACTGCCTGGTTAGCGCGGAACAATGCGTGA
- a CDS encoding ABC transporter ATP-binding protein, producing the protein MTEQKPPITFRQISQPAHRQITVSLLLAVLAAVLSLVPVIVLVELVRTVMLSFQGEPIDASKLWLLVAALMVATVLHGQATVKSLQVSHQADGLLGEHLRQQQITKLGRLPLSWFTRTPSGTVKTYIEDDVTKIHQLIAHAPHDYSAGVLVPLLSLGYMFVVDWRIGLLGLVPLLLAVATMPFMMREFQEKAEKFKSSQKQLDAAVVELVRGIPVIKVFVPEGYDESIFLSRSRSFGGFYREWLHATVHPTALMKIFTSTGFGLLVVAAASPWLITSAGVPVADVLAAFLFINNIAAPLLMLSRTNIMFSEAKAAAADLTEFFNIPVLPPAAGGREPANAGIELKDLSFSYVPDTPVLSGINQKLTAGSITAVVGPSGSGKSTLAALIPRLLDPTEGSVRIGGVPSTDLRSDQLYRRVGFVFQDPYLMRMSVRDNIRLAHPEATDADVVRAARAAQIHERITHLPRGYDSVVGEDAQLSGGEQQRLAIARSILLDAPILVLDEATAFADPDSEAAIQRAITELVAGRTLVVIAHRLHTITGADRILMLENGEVTEAGTHEELVAAGKGYATMWARYQTAQAGIQGEEK; encoded by the coding sequence ATGACCGAACAAAAACCACCCATTACCTTTAGGCAAATATCTCAACCTGCCCACCGGCAGATCACGGTGTCGCTGCTATTGGCGGTGCTGGCGGCGGTTTTGTCGCTGGTGCCGGTAATCGTGCTGGTTGAGCTGGTGCGCACCGTAATGCTGTCCTTCCAGGGAGAGCCGATAGATGCGTCAAAGCTGTGGCTGCTAGTCGCGGCGCTCATGGTGGCCACCGTCCTACATGGACAGGCAACCGTGAAGAGCCTCCAGGTAAGCCACCAGGCCGACGGCCTTTTGGGCGAGCACTTACGCCAGCAGCAGATTACCAAGCTGGGTAGGCTCCCGCTGTCTTGGTTTACGCGGACACCTTCGGGGACTGTGAAAACCTACATCGAAGACGACGTCACCAAGATCCACCAGCTCATCGCCCACGCGCCGCACGATTATTCGGCCGGTGTACTCGTACCGCTATTGAGCCTGGGATACATGTTCGTGGTGGACTGGCGGATAGGCCTGCTGGGCCTGGTACCACTGCTGTTGGCAGTGGCCACCATGCCGTTTATGATGCGCGAGTTTCAAGAAAAGGCGGAGAAATTTAAGTCCAGCCAGAAGCAGCTAGACGCCGCCGTCGTAGAGTTGGTGCGCGGCATCCCGGTTATCAAGGTGTTTGTTCCGGAAGGCTACGACGAGAGCATTTTCCTTAGTCGTTCCCGGAGTTTTGGTGGGTTCTATCGCGAGTGGTTGCACGCCACCGTACACCCCACCGCTTTGATGAAGATCTTCACCTCCACCGGGTTTGGCCTGCTGGTGGTAGCCGCGGCCAGCCCGTGGCTCATCACGTCTGCGGGCGTACCAGTGGCCGATGTGCTGGCAGCGTTTTTGTTCATCAACAACATCGCCGCGCCTCTGCTTATGCTTTCGCGCACTAACATCATGTTTTCGGAGGCGAAGGCTGCCGCGGCGGATCTCACCGAGTTCTTCAACATCCCGGTATTGCCGCCCGCTGCTGGCGGCAGGGAGCCTGCAAACGCCGGAATTGAGTTGAAAGATTTAAGCTTCTCCTACGTGCCGGACACCCCGGTGCTTTCCGGCATTAACCAAAAACTTACCGCCGGCAGCATCACTGCGGTGGTGGGACCTTCCGGCTCGGGGAAGTCCACGTTAGCCGCGCTCATCCCCCGGCTATTAGACCCCACGGAGGGGTCGGTGCGCATTGGTGGCGTCCCTAGTACTGATCTCCGATCTGACCAGCTCTACCGTAGGGTAGGGTTCGTCTTCCAGGACCCTTACCTTATGCGGATGAGCGTGCGGGATAACATTCGCCTCGCTCACCCGGAGGCCACCGACGCAGACGTGGTTCGCGCCGCCCGCGCCGCCCAGATTCATGAGCGCATTACCCATCTGCCGCGCGGCTACGACTCGGTGGTGGGAGAGGACGCGCAGCTTTCCGGTGGCGAGCAGCAGCGGCTGGCTATTGCCCGGTCCATCTTGCTCGACGCGCCGATCCTCGTGTTGGATGAGGCCACCGCTTTTGCGGATCCGGACTCCGAGGCCGCGATCCAGCGGGCCATTACCGAGCTGGTGGCCGGGCGCACGCTAGTAGTTATCGCACACCGGCTCCACACGATCACCGGCGCTGACCGGATCCTCATGCTGGAAAACGGTGAGGTCACCGAAGCAGGCACTCACGAAGAGTTAGTGGCGGCAGGCAAGGGCTACGCCACGATGTGGGCACGCTACCAAACCGCGCAGGCGGGCATCCAAGGGGAGGAAAAATAA